A genome region from Palleronia sp. LCG004 includes the following:
- the kdsA gene encoding 3-deoxy-8-phosphooctulonate synthase, whose protein sequence is MDFIETRIVEIGDIAVGGREPFALITGPCQLESLDHARMMAERIAEACAPTGTRFVFKASYDKANRSSLGSTRGLGLEEGLGILSKIRAEFSCPTLTDVHLPEHCAPAAEACDVIQIPAFLCRQTDLLLAAGETGAAINVKKGQFLAPWDMENVAAKIASTGNERILLCDRGTSFGYNTLVSDFRGLPVMARTGYPVVFDATHSVQQPGGQGATSGGQREFAPVLARAACAVGVSALFIETHEDPDRAPSDGPNMIPVDRMEALIGHLRAFDDLAKAR, encoded by the coding sequence ATGGACTTCATCGAGACGCGGATCGTCGAGATCGGCGACATCGCAGTGGGCGGGCGGGAGCCGTTCGCGCTCATCACCGGGCCCTGCCAGCTCGAAAGCCTCGATCACGCACGCATGATGGCCGAACGCATCGCCGAGGCCTGCGCGCCCACCGGCACGCGCTTCGTCTTCAAGGCGAGCTACGACAAGGCCAACCGCTCGTCGCTGGGATCGACGCGCGGGCTCGGCCTCGAGGAGGGGCTGGGGATCCTGTCGAAGATCCGCGCCGAATTCAGCTGCCCCACGCTCACCGACGTGCACCTGCCCGAGCATTGCGCCCCCGCGGCCGAGGCCTGCGACGTGATCCAGATCCCGGCCTTCCTCTGCCGCCAGACCGATCTCCTTCTCGCCGCCGGAGAAACGGGTGCCGCGATCAATGTGAAGAAGGGCCAGTTCCTGGCCCCCTGGGACATGGAAAACGTCGCGGCCAAGATCGCGTCCACAGGCAACGAGCGGATCCTGCTCTGCGACCGCGGCACGTCCTTCGGCTACAACACGCTGGTCAGCGATTTCCGCGGTCTGCCGGTGATGGCGCGGACGGGATACCCGGTCGTCTTCGACGCCACCCATTCGGTGCAGCAGCCGGGCGGGCAGGGCGCGACCTCCGGAGGACAGCGCGAATTCGCGCCGGTGCTGGCACGGGCGGCCTGTGCCGTCGGGGTCTCGGCGCTCTTCATCGAGACGCACGAGGATCCCGACCGCGCGCCCTCGGACGGGCCCAACATGATCCCCGTCGACCGGATGGAAGCCCTGATCGGGCACCTCAGGGCCTTCGACGATCTCGCCAAAGCCAGATAA
- a CDS encoding BLUF domain-containing protein: protein MKYWFYISTARVSQGSGYDALIYLQARNRNRKMGLTGYLHREGDHYAQYVEGPDQAIDTLRATIEKDTRHKKLRLLDEGQNATRRFAGWDMAFTRDETHGFATFQSALGREPDIRRASAADILVFMERMAYTRRAMSVATLAG from the coding sequence GTGAAATACTGGTTCTACATATCGACGGCCCGCGTCTCCCAGGGATCGGGTTACGACGCGCTGATCTATCTGCAGGCGAGAAACCGCAATCGCAAGATGGGTCTTACCGGGTACCTGCACCGCGAAGGCGACCATTACGCGCAATATGTCGAAGGCCCGGACCAGGCGATCGACACGCTGCGGGCCACGATCGAGAAGGATACCCGCCACAAGAAACTGCGCCTCCTGGACGAGGGCCAGAACGCCACGCGGCGCTTTGCGGGCTGGGACATGGCCTTCACCCGCGACGAGACGCATGGCTTTGCCACGTTCCAGTCGGCTCTGGGACGCGAGCCGGACATCAGGCGCGCCTCGGCTGCCGACATTCTCGTCTTCATGGAACGGATGGCCTATACGCGCCGCGCCATGTCGGTCGCCACACTGGCAGGATAA
- a CDS encoding N-acetyltransferase: protein MCRNHRTPRSRQGRSTMKIATGAEGREEALIDLFAAAFTASEGVEEGTLVGGLVRDLLTKTPASDIHVFRAEEDGDVIGAAVFTRLTYPEDPRNVVLLSPMAVAPAHQRRGVGKTLLAHALEALRSEGAEVAITYGDPDYYERVGFAPIVEDQARAPLPLSHPHGWVGQSLTGRQMPVLCGVPSCVVALNRADIW from the coding sequence ATGTGCCGGAACCATCGTACCCCGCGTTCGAGACAGGGGAGATCGACCATGAAGATCGCTACCGGTGCCGAGGGACGCGAAGAGGCGCTCATCGATCTGTTCGCCGCGGCCTTCACCGCATCGGAAGGGGTGGAGGAGGGCACGCTGGTCGGCGGGCTGGTCCGCGATCTGCTCACGAAGACGCCGGCATCCGATATCCATGTATTCCGCGCCGAAGAGGACGGCGACGTAATCGGTGCGGCCGTGTTCACCCGCCTGACCTATCCGGAAGACCCGCGCAATGTCGTCCTGCTCTCTCCGATGGCAGTGGCACCCGCGCATCAGCGCCGGGGCGTCGGCAAGACCCTGCTCGCCCACGCGCTGGAGGCGCTTCGCTCCGAGGGGGCGGAAGTCGCCATCACCTACGGCGATCCGGACTATTACGAGCGCGTCGGCTTCGCTCCGATTGTCGAGGATCAGGCGCGTGCGCCCCTGCCGCTCAGCCATCCTCACGGATGGGTCGGGCAATCCCTGACCGGTCGACAGATGCCGGTCCTTTGCGGGGTGCCGAGCTGCGTCGTCGCGTTGAACAGGGCCGACATCTGGTAA
- a CDS encoding TonB-dependent receptor plug domain-containing protein, producing the protein MRFHLLSAGLGAALLASPLSAQTTVSSDGISEAPFDLGTLLLSGGLTPLRFGDYARAASVVTAEEIERRGIATVQEALTALPGLSVGGTSESLTQIRIRGGEGNHTLVLIDGIEAAGGDGEYFLSGLSTENVDRIEVLRGPQSVFYGSNASSGVVNIVTRTAETGTRYGGSVEFGDGTDASGYISSRDDRGGVALSVSRRDDDGYDISNSGGDEDGIRRDAIAIKGDYEVAPGLTFGVIARHVDGRYEYDATDGAAATADGYVVDADDVIDRDETTRSLWAEYEMLDGRLTHRLAWEKTDIDQQVEGGDRTETDTRAIEYVLSLGLDGRPVATTLHQLNLLVEDETDSASTEPGFERSNTSVAIEYRGNFGALDVQAGLRRDRNDPFEDQTTYTLAASYAVTEALRFHGSAGRGAVNPTYTELYYDQTFFGTRYLGNPDLEPEKNRSFDLGVELAFAGGRGLVDLTYFNETLRDEITIVPVSATLLSYENEEGESDREGVELAARWQVNDALSLSAAYTYLDAKNGDGSIEIRRPRNELGFAASYAFADDRAVISGSLRHVDGLFDDRFFGDFAQGVEIDSFTTVDVAARYTLTPQVALTARVENLFDEEYQEVLGYQQRGRTIHAGLAANF; encoded by the coding sequence ATGCGTTTCCACCTTCTCTCCGCCGGCCTCGGCGCGGCCCTTCTGGCCTCTCCCCTCTCGGCCCAGACCACGGTCTCGAGCGACGGCATCTCGGAGGCACCCTTCGACCTCGGCACGCTGCTGCTCTCTGGCGGGCTCACGCCCTTGCGTTTCGGCGACTATGCCCGCGCGGCAAGCGTCGTGACTGCGGAGGAGATCGAGCGGCGGGGCATCGCGACCGTGCAGGAGGCGTTGACGGCGCTTCCGGGTCTGTCGGTCGGCGGCACCTCGGAAAGCCTGACGCAGATCCGCATCCGCGGCGGCGAGGGCAACCACACGCTCGTGCTCATCGACGGGATCGAGGCCGCGGGCGGTGACGGCGAATATTTCCTCTCCGGCCTTTCGACCGAGAATGTCGACCGCATCGAGGTGCTGCGCGGGCCGCAATCGGTCTTCTACGGGTCGAACGCTTCGTCGGGGGTCGTGAATATCGTAACGCGCACGGCCGAGACCGGCACGCGCTACGGCGGCAGCGTCGAGTTCGGCGACGGCACCGACGCCTCGGGCTACATCTCGTCGCGCGACGATCGCGGCGGCGTGGCGCTGTCGGTCTCGCGGCGCGACGACGACGGCTACGACATCTCGAACAGTGGCGGCGACGAGGACGGGATCCGGCGCGACGCGATCGCGATCAAAGGCGATTACGAGGTCGCTCCGGGGCTGACCTTCGGTGTGATCGCGCGCCATGTGGACGGACGCTACGAATACGATGCGACCGACGGCGCGGCGGCCACCGCCGACGGCTACGTGGTCGATGCGGACGACGTGATCGACCGCGACGAGACCACGCGCAGCCTTTGGGCCGAATACGAGATGCTGGACGGCCGCCTCACCCACCGCCTTGCCTGGGAGAAGACCGATATCGACCAGCAGGTCGAGGGCGGCGACCGCACCGAGACCGACACGCGCGCCATCGAGTACGTGCTGAGCCTCGGGCTCGACGGGCGGCCGGTCGCGACGACGTTGCACCAGCTCAACCTGCTCGTCGAGGACGAGACCGACAGCGCCTCGACCGAACCCGGTTTCGAGCGCTCGAACACCTCCGTCGCGATCGAGTATCGTGGCAATTTCGGCGCGCTCGACGTGCAGGCGGGTCTCCGGCGCGACCGCAACGACCCGTTCGAAGACCAGACGACCTATACGCTCGCCGCCTCCTATGCGGTGACCGAGGCGCTGCGGTTCCACGGATCGGCCGGGCGCGGCGCGGTCAACCCGACCTATACCGAGCTTTATTACGACCAGACCTTCTTCGGGACGCGCTATCTCGGCAATCCCGATCTCGAGCCCGAGAAGAACCGCAGCTTCGATCTGGGCGTCGAACTCGCCTTTGCGGGCGGTCGCGGCCTCGTGGACCTCACCTATTTCAACGAGACGCTGCGCGACGAGATCACAATCGTGCCGGTCTCGGCCACGCTTCTGAGCTACGAGAACGAGGAAGGCGAGAGCGACCGCGAAGGGGTAGAACTCGCCGCGCGCTGGCAGGTGAACGACGCGCTGTCGCTCAGCGCCGCCTATACCTATCTCGATGCGAAGAACGGCGATGGCAGCATCGAGATCCGCCGCCCCCGCAACGAACTGGGCTTCGCCGCGAGCTATGCTTTCGCGGACGACCGTGCGGTGATCTCGGGCAGCCTGCGCCATGTCGATGGGCTTTTCGACGACCGGTTCTTCGGCGATTTCGCGCAAGGGGTCGAGATCGACAGCTTCACCACCGTCGACGTGGCGGCGCGCTATACGCTCACCCCACAGGTGGCGCTGACCGCACGGGTCGAGAACCTCTTCGACGAGGAGTATCAGGAGGTGCTGGGCTATCAGCAGCGCGGACGGACGATCCATGCGGGCCTCGCGGCGAATTTCTGA
- a CDS encoding ABC transporter substrate-binding protein, which produces MRASRRISEALLAIGLALPAQAGPDGATGGMADPPRRVVSINVCTDQLAMMLAGKDQLVSVSFIASDPRMSAMTDEAAAYPENHGRAEEIYLLAPDLVLAGIFSRTATVEMLRRLGIPVETFEDAESLSDIPGLIRQMGRALGREAEAQAIVAEFERDLATLRAEPEGLAPRAALYAPNGYAAGKTGLSGEILAAAGFDNAAGETGGRMPLEQLAMADPDLVLTSETYPGASRAEEILDHPVLDAFNTEGRTGRIRGAERVCGTPHVLRAIADLAALRRAHDTPR; this is translated from the coding sequence ATGCGGGCCTCGCGGCGAATTTCTGAAGCCCTTCTCGCGATCGGACTGGCCCTGCCCGCCCAGGCAGGGCCGGACGGCGCAACCGGCGGTATGGCCGACCCACCGCGCCGCGTCGTGTCGATCAATGTCTGCACGGACCAGCTCGCCATGATGCTGGCGGGCAAGGACCAGCTCGTCTCGGTGAGTTTCATCGCCTCTGATCCGCGCATGTCGGCCATGACGGACGAGGCCGCGGCCTATCCCGAGAACCATGGCCGGGCCGAGGAGATCTATCTGCTCGCGCCCGACCTCGTGCTCGCCGGGATCTTCTCGCGGACTGCGACGGTCGAGATGCTGCGCCGCCTCGGTATCCCGGTCGAGACCTTCGAGGATGCGGAAAGCCTGTCGGACATTCCCGGCCTGATCCGGCAGATGGGGCGTGCCCTGGGCCGCGAGGCAGAAGCGCAAGCGATAGTCGCAGAGTTCGAGCGAGATCTCGCCACACTGCGCGCCGAACCCGAAGGCCTTGCCCCCCGCGCCGCGCTCTATGCCCCGAACGGCTATGCCGCAGGGAAGACGGGCCTTTCGGGCGAGATCCTGGCAGCGGCGGGATTCGACAATGCCGCCGGAGAGACCGGCGGGCGGATGCCGCTCGAACAGCTGGCGATGGCCGACCCGGATCTCGTCCTCACCTCCGAGACCTATCCCGGTGCCTCGCGCGCCGAAGAGATCCTCGATCATCCCGTGCTCGACGCCTTCAATACCGAGGGGCGCACCGGACGCATCCGCGGCGCCGAGAGGGTCTGCGGCACGCCGCATGTCCTTCGCGCCATCGCGGACCTGGCGGCCCTGCGACGCGCCCACGACACGCCAAGATGA
- a CDS encoding manno-octulosonate cytidylyltransferase produces the protein MKTVILIPARYASTRYPGKPLAEIELPDGTRRSLIRLSWDAAQAVEGVSDVHVVTDDERIAEHVRGFGGDVIMTSETARNGTERCAEALTAGGIEADLIVNLQGDALLTPPWFIEDLMAAMERDAEAQVATPVLRCDRTSYDHFREDRAAGRVGGTTAVMDAKGHALYFSKEVIPYIDPGKLPDPIPVFHHVGVYAYRPGTLAAYTGWAPGTLETLEGLEQLRFLENGTAVACVEVEGRGRVFWELNNPEDRPRIEAALRELS, from the coding sequence ATGAAGACGGTGATCCTGATCCCGGCGCGGTATGCGTCGACGCGCTATCCCGGCAAGCCGCTGGCGGAGATCGAACTGCCCGACGGCACGCGGCGCAGCCTCATCCGGCTGAGCTGGGACGCGGCGCAGGCCGTCGAGGGTGTCTCGGATGTGCATGTCGTGACCGACGACGAGCGCATCGCCGAGCATGTCCGCGGCTTCGGCGGCGATGTCATCATGACCTCCGAGACCGCGCGCAACGGCACCGAGCGTTGCGCCGAGGCGCTCACGGCGGGCGGGATCGAGGCCGACCTGATCGTGAACCTGCAGGGCGACGCGCTGCTGACGCCGCCCTGGTTCATCGAGGACCTGATGGCGGCGATGGAGCGCGATGCCGAAGCCCAGGTCGCGACGCCCGTCCTGCGCTGCGATCGGACGAGCTACGACCATTTCCGCGAGGATCGCGCGGCGGGCCGCGTGGGCGGCACCACGGCGGTGATGGATGCGAAGGGCCACGCGCTCTATTTCTCGAAGGAAGTGATCCCCTATATCGATCCCGGCAAGCTGCCCGACCCGATCCCGGTCTTCCACCATGTGGGGGTCTATGCCTACCGCCCCGGAACGCTCGCCGCCTATACCGGCTGGGCCCCCGGCACGCTCGAGACGCTCGAAGGGCTCGAACAGCTGAGATTCCTCGAGAACGGCACGGCCGTCGCCTGCGTCGAGGTCGAGGGGCGCGGCCGCGTCTTCTGGGAGCTCAACAACCCCGAGGACCGCCCCCGCATCGAGGCCGCGCTGAGGGAGCTTTCGTGA